The Cyprinus carpio isolate SPL01 chromosome A3, ASM1834038v1, whole genome shotgun sequence genomic interval tttctggagaaaaaaaaaaaaaagtaacataagCAGTCCTGTTAACAAGACATTTATTTTGAAGGTTATGGATTAACCAACAATAAAATGGTTTTACAGACAGGATAAACTAAGCATTGCCTTTGCTGAGAAATGCATGGACATTGCAGATGTTTAGGTTCATTAATAGCAAAGAAAACCCATGTTGACAATAATTGGCAATTGTGCATGTCTTGTGCATACATTGACAAATACGTGACAGAAATTGAACTGTTATTACATCTTTAGTGAGGTTATTGCTTACAAGAGGCCCTGAGATGGTGTGATCAAGTGTACTAAATCTTTCTATCAACCATCATTCTATAATTTCTGTATTTCTAATTTTCTATCATTTTTCATTTGTACCTCTAGGCAAAAATGGATAATAAAATGCATCAATTCTTccttacatttctatttttaacataaaaatatctgtacCCTTCACTGAAGTATTCATATTGCTTGTTACTTAAATCTACAACTCGAAGAGAAATGTGAAAACCAAGCAATTCAATGCAGAATTCAGTTTCTCCTCTTCATGGAATCCCTGACATATCAGAGAATTAATACATTGGGAAGAAAAGCGAGAGAAGCTGCAACTCTCTTTGGGCTAGTAAGTAACCCAATATCCAAGTCAACTTTGAGGCAAAGCTTATATTAAGGCACATTAAATTCATGTTCAGTGCATGATATGACAGCAACTACTCTCCAGTACTGTAGTGCTGTAATCTTTGAAAACAAAGATGGCACTGACTGTTCAAATGAGGAGTTCATTAGCTATTACTAGAAATAAACATTTCGGCTACTGTTGGTTTTTACGTCAGCCCCTACGAGCCAATGATATGAACACAACAGCTTCAGCTGACAACATCTCACCAACCTCCTTGtaacataatttttaaatctAGATACTATTCAGTAAGTAACAAActcatatatattaaaatgctagtttaaaaaaaaatgaaaataaaaaataaatcagctatttctgaattaaaaatgaacctGCTATCAACATTGCTCCAGTCCTGTGAAAAATAATAAGTATGTGCCGTGGACATTTCACTGGACACTGATCAGTAGTTTAGTGCCAAATATAATGGGACTGCAGGGGTAAATCTACTGACCCACTTTCAGTCACCTGCAACAGTCTCCCCCAATTTATGGCCCTAAAAAGAGCAAATAACAATTACAGTGCAGATTATACATTTCAAAACTGCTATAAATCACCAGATacctaaaaacaacacaaacaaaaataaaaaaaaaacatacagtgtgaATTCAAGAGCAAGTAAATCTGCAAAACACAGTGCAAATCTCcaacaaaacagtaaaacaggAAATAGTTTCAGTTCACAGACCAGAGAGAGCTGGTGAACAGTTAGCATAGACACGATAACAGGGTTGATATGAATGTAAAAGCAGAACCTTCTCAGATAGTGGAAGACTTGGGGCATAAGATATGAATCAGCTcctgaaaataaagcatttcCATATTAATGTATTAGGAACACTTGCATTCCCAATGATGTGAGAGCGAAAGACATGCTATGGTAGCGAATAGCACTTTATTCAGAGCATTATCTTGGGTCCTGTTCCAAAGTCCAACCGTTTCACCATCCTGCAATACACAACAGAAAATTTGGAGAAGAATAATTATGGACAAGTCAGAGGTGGTACAATCTACATAATTTTGGTAAATTACAGAAATTTGCTGAAATTAATAGTGAGACTAACCCCTTATCATACAAGCCATTTGTGCTGGATGGGATTTCAGGGGTTTCCCGTGAAACGCTCGGTGTACCCTGGCCAATCGCTGCACGGCTGGGTGTTTTCTCATGGATGTGTAACTCTCTGCATGATGCCAGCTTTGATTCAAGGTTCTGAAAAGGGAACAAAGgaacaaaaaacatgattatcaAAACCACAGACCCCTTCAGTTGAAAGAGTGTGTATTATTTGGTAATATCCACAGTTTAAGCTGAACTCACCCCAACTTTCCTCAGCAGTTCTCCAACGATGTTGAGGGCAGATATACGTGCAGATGTGGTGAGAGGAGTTCCAGTCAGGCCTTCGACTGGACGTGACAGAAAAACATTAAGTGAATAATTCAACACTTAAACtctaatgtttggaaatgtaagaAATTTTCTTTTGCTCCTATCCATCTATCAAATTAGTTCTTTCTCCCCAATCTTTCCTTCACCAATCCTTCCCTTCACTCAGTTAACTCAAAATTCTTGTATGCAAAATACAGTGTTCAGCATAAAAGCAATTGATTTTGTATCATTAAACTGCAGTAACTTAGGTGTTATGCACAGCATTGAAAAGAAATGTGTAGGAAACCTTTAGTCACACCACTGGATACTATCCTTGGGCCAGTTAGGTGGCCCTTACAGAATTAAGTGGCTGTGTTTGTGCTCACTTCTGCTGTAGGAAGCTGAGGGGGTGTTAAATGCACTCCCTGAGCCTGGAGGTCTGGAGGGTGTGGCATGGAGAGATGGGAGAGCGGAGGTAACAACAGAGGAGGGTCTTGTGGGTGTGGCCTCTGGCTTCTCTACATCTTTAGAAAGGCTGATTGATGACTTGCGCTCCTGTTTCTGCTGAACATTAAGTTCATGTCTTAAATCTGCACCGAGGAGAAAGACGAGAACACAATCAGCACACAAACACTGAATCTGTTAAAACATCTAAGACCGGCTAATCAGGTGATTATACCACTAATTATCAAAGAAAATAGAAGTTCGTCAGTTGGATAAGAGTGAATAGTGTATATACAAACAGGTTTCCACTGAGTTTACCTCTGGCTTCATCTTTTAATCTCTGTACTGATTCTAGAAGATTCTCTTTTTCATCAAGCTCACTCTCAAGGAAGGCATTTCTCTCTATAACATGATTCATTCTCTGCTCAAAGTCCTCAAGTGACATTATAGTCGCCCTATAAGGACAGGATAGACAGGTATTAGCAATAAATTGTTTAACTCATAAATATCTAGAATGTATGACATATATTTCTGGCAAAGGCACTAAACACACCTCTTAGCTCTTTCCAGGTCATCGTTAGCTTGCTCTAACTCCCGGATATACTTGTGCAGTTGGTCTTTGATGGCTGTGGTCTCTGCCAGGTCTCCTTCTAGAGTCGAGATCTGCCTGAATGCATCAGAGTGCTGCGTTTCATACTTCTCCTGTTAGTAAACAAGACAAAAGACAACACAAAAGGAggtaaaacagacatttgatgaGATAAAGAAAAATGGTTATGAGAAACTACACTTAGAGAGACTGTAGACCAGTGATAAGCTTATGTACAATTATAGGAATAAGAGAAaacaaatatcaaacaaaataaaccacCACTCAAAagttggtaatatttttttaaaaatttgaaagacatttcttaaactgaaaacagtttttgctgcttaatatttttgtggaatccgtgatactgtttttcaggattctttcatgaataaacGTTcacaagaaaagcatttatttgaaatggaaatcttttgtaaaattaaaaatgtccttgCTATTATAAATAGtccatgctaaataaaataattaatttctattaataaatctacctgaaccatagactgtatgaaaacatggacatagtgtccgtgatgtcacccttaggtttctgaagagcgtttttgaagtctaaagtgggcggagccggccgtcgccatcttggcagcgcatcactcCTGGatcatcgaaaatgggcaaagaagCAGGacctggttgctgaagccacgcccacctagagCGACgatggtgacagcagcggcaatccacctgtcactcaagtggccatgcccctaattttgcagaactttaaggcttaatataatttaaacggatgagttataaaaaaaaaaattcccctcctcacagttgtcatgaagggcagaattagctatatagaccaaaataattttctgaaccaggctgtaaacattttttcctgctgtaaagttgggcttTTTAATTAAGGATTCTATGGGACCGACTCCCTTTTGGAGCAAGcatctagcggccagtcgatgaattgcagttttagtcactccCGTGTTGGTTTCATGAGAGAGAGCGGAAGGTTGCCGCTTTACCCGAACACAAACTGTCGTGTATATAAATGAAGccactttttaatgcatttatctgCCACAATAAGGTAATATCTTTGAATTATCAACATTTGGGGGCTTTCTCAGCAAATAATGatacaattaattgtgattaatcagcTGGCATGTGATGTAATTAGGGTTGCATGGTATACCAGTACTGGAAAAATaccagtatatattatatttcaaacggTACAACATTATGATTTTGCTCATTTCGGTATTGGATACGCTATGGCTAACATGGCAAAATTGTGGTACTGAGCCATCCATAGTCAACTGAAATGCCTAATGCTATGAGATTAAGCATTTAAATGTAACTTGACTTGGGtctcttttcaaataaataccgCAATATTGTTTTATATCCATGTTTGTTCAACAAACGGCAAGTAAAACCATGAGTGAGCCTCCATGCCCTCCAGACACTGATGCAGAAATAAGCATCAGCTGCTCTACTCATCCTGAATTGGATCTCTGTTGTTTGTCTGTGAATGTGTGATTGTGTCCTCAGTAAGGACTGAAAAACCAGACACAGACATTCTGGATGTAAACACTCAGCCAATGAAGATTCAAATGGCTTTTCTCTGTGGTTATATGCTTACAAATGAACGTTAGTTATAGATTAAATTCGTATTCAAATATTATAGATAAAACCCCATTAATGTGCTTTATGAGACATCAGTGACACAGCTATTCACAGTACAGTTATTCAGATTACAgcctattattattttgttcacaTATGGTTTGAGGTAACAGATCAAACAGATGTATTAGAAAAATAACatacatgctattttttttttccataatattttgaaaagaagAAAGATTATGTATACCTCAGTTTACATTGTGACTGTGCCGCTGATTGTAATGTGTTTGCAATCAACTGTAGTCAACTGTAAAAGTGTGACCCAAACGGGTCATATATAatgacccttcgcaaagacccgCCCCCTTAGTTACggttgctatgtccgacaagccatgaCACTCTCATGCCACacgttctcacgcagtgaaaaatacattgcagagcaatgaggaaactgacaacatgctgacagacaagacagaacAGGTTACTTTAGGTATGAAAAAGTCTTGGCTTTCAAATTGTCACTTTTTTAAGGGATTCAAACAAAtaccgttttgtggctctttaatgtgtcgtgacagatcactgtagtgcctcagttcaaacgGCACTTGAACCGATCATCTCTCTCTTTACTAgttaaagaacaaaataaacatgaatgatcatAAGAAGGTATCTCGTTTCAACTGCgaaaagatgtcaatacacaccatttttcaagttcaagaccaccaacgttaatctactctcctgtctggtttgtcagacaaaatggcagatttggcATTATGATTGATCAGAtcatctgtcaatcaaactcctggAAAGGGTCAATTAGCACCTTAGGTCAGCATTAGATCAATGTATCATGGGCTCTCAATGGGTTGTTACTGTATTTGTTACTATGTATAAAGGTCTGGTCTCAAAGACAGCACCTTGGGTTAAGATTGTCCGAAGGATGACATGCTCTCATCACTGCTGACGAACTGCTACAATACAACCTTTGATAAATTCTTCTTCCCACAAGAACTTTGGTCAAGCTTACTTTATGTGTTGGAAAAATCTAGTCCATTGGCAAGCCACCCAAATGACTGCTCAGGAAAAAAAGCTAAATCTAACACTACTATAAATCTTCAAAAAGATACGTTTATTTACCATGTGTCTATGATGCACCACAGTACCTTGTAGTTTTCTAATTCCATGCGGAGTCTGTTGTTGGCCGTAAGAAGCTCACGATAACGGGCGTCACACTGCTTCAGCTCTGTCTCCAGCTCCGCCTCATAGTCTCGACTCATCTGCTGAAACTCCTGCAGCTCCTCCTGCGCCTCCTCAGCCCTGAACAAGCAGAGATTCAATAAAGCCACTTTTCCACTGAAATTACCTGGAACAATATGTCCCAggaaccccccacccccacccagaCCTGTTGCTGTTTCCATCGCTGTCTAAAGTACCGGGAAGaataggcaaatagtctggtgacgtaggtctgcgcgcGCTTCAATACCAAGTACACAGCGttcttgataacatcagtcagctcaccAAACACCACTGCcccctttcgttttcatttaaacattataatagCCGTACAAACGTAcatagcctacattacaatgaaacaaaatattatatcaaacgttgcctgttttcattttcattttgacataTTAACAGATTTATAGAATAAAGATCAAAGATTACCTAAAACGAATTATATCTTATGTTTAtccactacagagacatcagagtcagcggcaaatgtcagaaggaatagccgaggtgaggctgctctcagtgggatacatgagcactgagcacccgctgatcgcatggagctcCCGTCTGAGAAATCAGCgaagcacatttttcaaaatggtgctgtttttataaataaatcgcagatttgagttttaaacaactacattctcacctgaaatatttttaaaactacatttcatgacacaataacagtactatttataaataaaaaaaatttgcgaATGGTGCTTAAAAATACAATGCtgtgtgaactcaaccaatcagcatgttcagcGCTCAAGTCCCacccagaaagtttgaaaaagtactacctcgcgagcagggactttctgaggggcaattTTTTCCTGAGGTGAAAACACACCCAAAGTCCCTAGCTCCTGCGGGGGAAAGGGGGCTTAAGATGACTGAATGTGGGTTGTACAGGAAGATCTTATCCTTCGTTCTATCTGAAGTGTTTAGCAACAAACCTGCCTTACTTTTCCTTAAGTTCCTTTATGTCCAATGTAGatcaaatgttattttgaatgaaaaacaacACTGAAGTACCTTTGCTGGTATTTGGCCGCCTGTTCCTTCCAGTAGTCCCGCTCTTGTTCAACAGATGCAAATGTAGCTGGCTCGGGGTCACTCATTGCTGTGCAGTCAGGTTTACTGGCAAAATAATGGCcatcaatatattaaaaaatgtctaataataataataaattaattgatcaataaaatatataaattatattatattataaaaaaaaaacattgtttggcGTAACACATCAAATTGTTTGTGGTCTATGTTTGATGTGGTCATCCAAAGGCAttctaaaaaatacaataatgatgaaaaaaatctgttaaactTGCTAAGTTAGACTATTTTGTTACTGaaattgtttctttttgaaaGGGTGCAGAGGTTTTTTGGAAGAGTGAGGAAAAAACAGAAGATGAAGGGCGTGTCTTGTGATGATTTTGAAAACCTAAAGATATTTTTCCCACAGGCCCACGACTCACTATTACGCTACAATTTTGAACAGTAACAATGTGTCAGTATTAAAGGACTGTGACTATCTGAAGACTTCTTAAGGATTTATAACCTAAGCTAAACTAACAGCAGAAAATTAAGTCCCCATCTAAAATCTGCAACAAAGTGGTATGCAGTTACGTTTCGGATAACAGTAAACATTTTTAGAGCACATCAGCTTTCTATCGCCATCATATGAGAAGACTTCAGTTTTAAATTTGCTAGCTGGCTAACAACAAACCGGCCACTTAAAGTTTTTGTGACAGTCGGCGAATTCAGTCTCCCACCGAAAATTACTCTAATAAAGAATGAAAAACACGTTGAGCGCGTCTTTTGGCTGaaacttttgtttattaaaataacgaTATACTTAGCAACATGTTGCGCAGCGTTTTAAAGAACTAACACATCTAAGAACTCAACCGAGCTGATCACGCTAGCTAGCAACTTACCTCCGGGTAACGCTCAAAGCTGCTTTCTTCCAGATGTCTAACTACTTCCTGTGAGAGATATGTTGAGCTAAATAGTATGATTACGATTCTGAGAAGAAATAACTACACTATGCAAACTATTTTCTAGCACGTCACACTCCCGACAATGGTACTCTTCCGACTGTTGTGTGAAAACTCTCAGCTCGTGGTTTGTTTCATGCCGGCTTCTGATTGGCCGATTTGTAATGACGCCATTATTGTGCAAGCCATCGGTTGGTTGTTTGGATACGTTTGTTTCAAGCGATCCTCCCTTATCTACCTCGGACACTAGAAGGCGCTCAAAATACTGATCGAcacttacaaagaaataattattcactgtagcattaaatgtttctttgcagcgtttgtttgtttttcgatCGGTTCGTTTCGACTCAGTAAGTTCCTCCCATAACATGGCAGAGGTTATTGGGTTATTATGCGCTctaatacattacatattacattcaaaaacattacataccACATTTATAAATCTcccaaaaacattcattatttttataaaataaggaTTACTGCAATTCCGCTTATTTAACAAACAGTCATGATTCAGCTCTTAAAAACagtcatttagaaaataaataattgcactacattgaacaatattaatttatacaataacAATACTGACAATACTCATttagtcaagtctgctttattgtcaattcttccacatgtacagtacatacatacttACATCTCTCAGCTAGAAAAAATTGTGTTTGGACCAAACCTgcagaatgaacaaatgaataagttaacaagaataaaattaaagttaacaaataaatacagaaaataattaagggaaaaaaaaatcaggactcaatttaattttaaaataattgtatttgttttatcaagtaatttattcatttatttccctattattacattcatttatgtatttagcttattaattgatttattttatgcaggtttggtcctccatgtgtgtttttatgtctgtgtTATCATTACAACATTATCCTT includes:
- the LOC109049632 gene encoding nuclear distribution protein nudE homolog 1-B-like, with product MSDPEPATFASVEQERDYWKEQAAKYQQRAEEAQEELQEFQQMSRDYEAELETELKQCDARYRELLTANNRLRMELENYKEKYETQHSDAFRQISTLEGDLAETTAIKDQLHKYIRELEQANDDLERAKRATIMSLEDFEQRMNHVIERNAFLESELDEKENLLESVQRLKDEARDLRHELNVQQKQERKSSISLSKDVEKPEATPTRPSSVVTSALPSLHATPSRPPGSGSAFNTPSASYSRIEGLTGTPLTTSARISALNIVGELLRKVGNLESKLASCRELHIHEKTPSRAAIGQGTPSVSRETPEIPSSTNGLYDKGMVKRLDFGTGPKIML